The Candidatus Thermoplasmatota archaeon genome contains a region encoding:
- a CDS encoding EMC3/TMCO1 family protein: MASKAPVAPPAPKSMGSTFLLLITFGAVFLILFNPELSAQIGRYVGFVLEPIIGFGREAPVLTIFGASIIMVVTTTVIRHFFTDWVKMARTQEIMRAFQKEFSEARKSNNSYRMKKLTEQQPELMQHQMEMQGQTMKPMAFTMLVVIPIFAWLGHYLLTFPTAPVDQLAQCGIPIQMPWNDQWMLLGPRDCPGDVATHGSWWILPHWVLLYSLFSIPFGTLTMRALKLWEFRHVDLDQDGVPAGKGAA; the protein is encoded by the coding sequence ATGGCCTCGAAAGCCCCCGTCGCGCCCCCCGCCCCGAAGTCGATGGGCTCCACCTTCCTCCTGCTCATCACGTTCGGCGCGGTCTTCCTCATCCTGTTCAACCCCGAGCTTTCGGCCCAGATCGGCCGGTACGTCGGGTTCGTCCTCGAGCCCATCATCGGGTTCGGGCGCGAAGCGCCGGTGCTCACCATCTTCGGCGCGTCCATCATCATGGTCGTCACGACGACCGTGATCCGCCACTTCTTCACCGACTGGGTGAAGATGGCGCGAACGCAGGAGATCATGCGCGCGTTCCAGAAGGAGTTCAGCGAGGCGCGCAAGTCGAACAACTCGTACCGCATGAAGAAGCTCACGGAGCAGCAGCCGGAGCTCATGCAGCACCAGATGGAGATGCAGGGACAGACGATGAAGCCCATGGCTTTCACCATGCTCGTCGTGATTCCCATCTTCGCGTGGCTCGGCCACTACCTGCTCACCTTCCCCACGGCGCCGGTCGATCAGCTCGCGCAGTGCGGCATCCCGATCCAGATGCCGTGGAACGACCAGTGGATGCTCCTTGGCCCGCGCGACTGCCCCGGCGACGTCGCGACGCACGGGTCGTGGTGGATCCTCCCGCACTGGGTCCTCCTCTACTCGCTCTTCTCGATCCCGTTCGGCACGCTCACGATGCGCGCGCTCAAGCTCTGGGAGTTCCGCCACGTGGACCTTGACCAGGACGGCGTCCCCGCCGGGAAGGGGGCGGCATGA
- a CDS encoding cytidylate kinase family protein: protein MSAAASDNLPLITVAGGPGTGTTTLCKLLAKRLGVPHVYAGQIFRDMARERGMDVVQFNHYSEKHPEVDHELDYRMIEVARKGHVVLEGRMSVWHARLSGARAVRVLLVAPEEVRARRVAQRENKSDVEAVLAENRERETSESLRYRTLYGMDPADPAHYDLVIDTADLTPDEIADRVVAALPKAR from the coding sequence ATGAGCGCCGCCGCGAGCGACAACCTTCCCCTCATCACCGTCGCGGGCGGCCCCGGCACGGGCACGACCACGCTCTGCAAGCTGCTCGCGAAGCGATTGGGCGTCCCGCACGTGTACGCGGGCCAGATCTTCCGGGACATGGCGCGCGAGCGCGGCATGGACGTGGTGCAGTTCAACCACTACAGCGAGAAGCATCCCGAGGTCGATCACGAGCTCGACTACCGCATGATCGAGGTCGCGCGGAAGGGCCACGTCGTGCTCGAGGGTCGCATGAGCGTCTGGCACGCGCGCCTTTCGGGCGCGCGGGCCGTGCGCGTGCTCCTCGTCGCCCCCGAGGAGGTCCGCGCCCGCCGCGTCGCGCAGCGCGAGAACAAGTCGGACGTCGAGGCGGTCCTCGCCGAGAACCGCGAGCGCGAGACGTCGGAGTCGCTGCGCTACCGCACGCTCTACGGGATGGATCCCGCGGACCCGGCGCACTACGACCTCGTCATCGACACCGCGGACCTCACGCCCGACGAGATCGCGGACCGGGTCGTCGCGGCCCTCCCGAAGGCGCGCTGA
- a CDS encoding adenylate kinase, whose amino-acid sequence MGVVVITGVPGVGKSTVIEAARKHKGYKVVVYGTEMFNVAVARGLVKDRDEMRRLDPAVQRDIQVKAAEAIAAMGDVIVDTHCTIKTPRGYLPGLPAWVVQQLNPKQIILVEATPEEIAKRRTNDATRKRDEDSVAAIAEHQLINRMAAMGVATLTGATVHTIHNHEGKVDETRDAVIRSIA is encoded by the coding sequence ATGGGAGTCGTCGTCATCACGGGTGTCCCCGGCGTGGGGAAGAGCACCGTCATCGAGGCCGCCCGGAAGCACAAGGGCTACAAGGTCGTCGTGTACGGCACGGAGATGTTTAACGTCGCCGTCGCCCGCGGCCTCGTGAAGGACCGCGACGAGATGCGCCGGCTGGACCCGGCCGTGCAGCGGGACATCCAGGTGAAGGCCGCCGAGGCCATCGCCGCGATGGGCGACGTCATCGTGGACACGCACTGCACGATCAAGACCCCCCGCGGGTACCTCCCTGGCCTTCCGGCCTGGGTCGTCCAGCAGCTCAACCCCAAGCAGATCATCCTCGTCGAGGCGACGCCGGAGGAGATCGCGAAGCGGCGCACGAACGACGCGACCCGCAAGCGGGACGAGGATTCGGTCGCGGCGATCGCGGAGCACCAGCTCATCAACCGGATGGCCGCGATGGGCGTCGCGACCCTCACGGGCGCCACGGTCCACACCATCCACAACCACGAGGGCAAGGTCGACGAGACGCGCGACGCGGTCATCCGCTCCATCGCGTAG
- a CDS encoding RNA-guided pseudouridylation complex pseudouridine synthase subunit Cbf5 translates to MQAPPAAPTERRMLERAKAETDPAHGKAPHARSIEEHLRLGAVNLDKPAGPTSHQVVAWLKLALGLAKAGHGGTLDPNVTGVLPVALSDATRVIRVLLEAPKEYVCVMETHEPVGAERLKKGLLEFRGPIYQTPPLKSAVKKQLRVRTIYDLKVMEAEDRRALYWVSCEAGTYIRKLCHDVGLVLGTTAHMRDLRRVKTGAFREHTSVTLHDLRDAFEFHKESGDETWLRRHVRPVEDLVAHLPRVVARDSAVDALCHGASLAVPGVVAVEETLKRNELAAVFTLKGELVSVGPAQRDAGDIVKGDSGIAVKTDRVVMDPGTYPRGWSTKKSD, encoded by the coding sequence GTGCAAGCCCCGCCCGCCGCGCCGACCGAGCGCCGCATGCTCGAGCGCGCGAAGGCCGAGACCGATCCCGCGCACGGGAAGGCCCCGCACGCGCGCTCGATCGAGGAGCACCTGCGCCTCGGCGCCGTGAACCTCGACAAGCCCGCCGGCCCCACGTCGCACCAGGTCGTCGCGTGGCTCAAGCTCGCCCTCGGGCTCGCGAAGGCGGGCCACGGCGGCACGCTCGACCCCAACGTCACGGGCGTGCTCCCCGTCGCGCTCTCGGACGCGACGCGCGTCATCCGCGTCCTGCTCGAAGCGCCGAAGGAGTACGTGTGCGTCATGGAGACCCACGAGCCTGTCGGCGCGGAGAGGCTGAAGAAGGGCCTCCTCGAATTCCGGGGGCCCATCTACCAGACGCCGCCCCTCAAGAGCGCCGTGAAGAAGCAGCTCCGCGTGCGCACCATCTACGACCTCAAGGTCATGGAGGCGGAGGACCGCCGCGCGCTCTACTGGGTCTCGTGCGAGGCGGGCACGTACATCCGGAAGCTCTGCCACGACGTCGGCCTCGTGCTCGGGACCACCGCGCACATGCGCGACCTGCGCCGCGTGAAGACGGGCGCCTTCCGCGAGCACACCTCCGTCACGCTCCACGACCTGCGCGACGCCTTCGAGTTCCACAAGGAGTCCGGCGACGAGACGTGGCTCCGCCGCCACGTGCGCCCCGTCGAGGACCTCGTCGCGCACCTCCCGCGCGTCGTCGCCCGCGATTCGGCCGTCGACGCGCTCTGCCACGGCGCGAGCCTCGCGGTTCCGGGCGTCGTCGCCGTCGAGGAGACGCTCAAGCGCAACGAGCTCGCGGCAGTCTTCACGCTCAAGGGCGAGCTCGTGAGCGTCGGGCCCGCGCAGCGCGACGCGGGCGACATCGTCAAGGGCGACTCCGGCATCGCGGTCAAGACGGACCGCGTCGTGATGGACCCCGGGACGTATCCGCGCGGCTGGTCGACGAAGAAGAGCGACTGA